One window of the Triticum dicoccoides isolate Atlit2015 ecotype Zavitan chromosome 3B, WEW_v2.0, whole genome shotgun sequence genome contains the following:
- the LOC119277673 gene encoding uncharacterized protein LOC119277673, with protein MSDLDWALKMDSSRGEDTMPREVTKGRRRGVHMATARDGCAASLPYEMIMEVLQWLPIKSVFRFRAVCRSWAALLSSDEFRRLHMAAAKAARRPAPPAKLMYISPTATFDSTTVYSCSFSRSSSSGRPRDRGDLLFTIEGARGNCVEVVTPAPCHGLTLLYDALDTAYYICNAATRAATRLPPSAVRGSKSTAGLGFDAHTDEHKVVRLINGLVHERDLKLVRCEVYTTGGRFGDCWRPAAGGVPSNLREFARAAVSNACTNKLSPVFANGCLHWLMNPSYFITTPSVAIMSFSVAEETFACIRSPPFWVPGAPPASWLASSGEQLMEMDEQLCLVRNRIPHGSNTLEIWKLLDYSSDDWLLNHRIHLSGHLARDLRQSQILRVIGSFRSYRSPRKKIIITTSMHKIFNKYQKMVHTYDPRSEALETILSITETHSIPEYACPSSRFGFIQETLAPVHRTDEALSSDLAKVTREILLRLPAKSAIQYKFVCKKWFRLIESENFIRSYFQHKNMDKRPKFMLVVKSTGQLSFSFAPLNKCLQEAPSHSTLLDTKVVCSKPCHGLNLVSTETKDYLCNPCTGFHRVYRNLGPNLHLPSRMPKAEEHAFTVGNKNVGLTFSPSTRQHVIVEIFYHRKDFKSRQYDMTCALYWCNSWSAAQQISVPPLPVNDMPPAYVEGMLYWMSEPRLGQCCEWAIVSFNLAKRTFDVVPCPSWFARWNSRNSCRAFVVELEGVLCAVLADPVADILDVWKLEHGQWGRAYTINLEACPGYSLKTSIVVPLAVGPDHGRILLNTGRKIGLYDPVEQTILNLHSLDQVQLASSPLLDMPSTSSGNSLTCSKEELAAEMNRMDSEIIPFVPMLYEESLACYSSVRKAKMLW; from the coding sequence ATGTCAGACCTCGATTGGGCGTTGAAGATGGATAGCAGCAGGGGGGAGGATACCATGCCGAGGGAGGTCACCAAGGGGAGGCGAAGGGGGGTACACATGGCCACTGCACGAGATGGTTGCGCGGCATCGCTTCCCTACGAGATGATCATGGAGGTGCTGCAGTGGCTCCCCATCAAATCTGTCTTCCGCTTCCGGGCAGTTTGCCGCAGCTGGGCTGCGCTGCTATCTTCTGACGAATTCCGCCGCCTCCACATGGCAGCAGCTAAGGCCGCAAGGCGGCCGGCACCACCAGCCAAGCTGATGTACATCTCGCCTACCGCCACATTCGACTCCACCACAGTCTACTCGTGTTCCTTCTCGCGGTCATCATCATCAGGCCGCCCCAGAGATCGCGGGGACTTACTGTTCACCATCGAAGGTGCCCGTGGCAACTGTGTGGAAGTAGTGACGCCCGCACCGTGCCATGGCCTCACGCTTCTCTATGATGCTCTCGACACGGCCTACTACATCTGCAACGCGGCCACACGGGCTGCCACGCGTCTGCCGCCTTCCGCTGTACGAGGATCCAAGTCCACTGCTGGGCTGGGGTTTGATGCCCACACAGACGAGCACAAGGTGGTCAGGTTGATCAATGGGTTGGTTCATGAGAGAGACTTGAAGTTGGTGAGGTGCGAGGTGTACACGACTGGAGGCCGTTTTGGGGATTGTTGGAGGCCTGCCGCCGGAGGAGTACCCTCCAACCTGCGTGAATTTGCACGTGCCGCTGTTAGCAATGCGTGTACCAACAAATTATCTCCTGTGTTTGCCAATGGTTGCCTGCACTGGTTGATGAACCCTTCCTATTTCATCACGACTCCAAGTGTTGCCATCATGTCCTTTTCGGTTGCAGAGGAGACCTTCGCATGTATCCGGTCACCGCCCTTCTGGGTACCAGGAGCGCCGCCGGCCTCCTGGTTGGCCTCATCAGGAGAGCAACTAATGGAGATGGATGAGCAACTATGTTTGGTTCGCAACAGAATCCCTCATGGTAGTAACACTTTGGAGATCTGGAAACTGCTGGACTATAGCTCTGATGACTGGTTACTGAATCATCGAATTCATTTGTCGGGGCACCTGGCAAGAGATTTGCGTCAGTCACAAATTTTGAGAGTTATTGGATCTTTTCGTAGTTACAGGTCACCAAGGAAGAAGATAATCATCACTACTAGCATGCACAAGATTTTCAACAAGTATCAGAAAATGGTTCACACCTATGACCCTAGGTCTGAGGCTCTGGAAACCATTCTTTCAATCACGGAGACACACTCAATTCCAGAATATGCTTGTCCTAGTTCAAGATTCGGTTTCATTCAAGAGACCCTTGCTCCCGTGCATAGAACAGATGAAGCCTTGTCATCTGACCTGGCAAAGGTGACTCGAGAGATCCTACTCCGCCTCCCAGCTAAATCAGCCATACAGTACAAATTTGTCTGCAAGAAGTGGTTCAGATTGATTGAGAGTGAAAACTTCATTCGGTCATACTTTCAGCATAAGAACATGGACAAAAGACCTAAGTTCATGCTTGTGGTCAAGAGCACTGGACAGTTGAGCTTCAGTTTCGCTCCATTGAATAAATGCCTCCAAGAAGCTCCTAGTCACAGTACATTGCTTGATACGAAGGTGGTTTGCTCTAAGCCTTGCCATGGGCTGAACTTGGTAAGCACCGAGACGAAGGACTATCTCTGCAATCCATGTACAGGTTTCCACAGGGTTTACCGTAACCTGGGGCCAAATTTGCACCTTCCCTCGAGAATGCCTAAAGCAGAAGAGCATGCTTTTACAGTCGGCAATAAAAATGTTGGCTTGACTTTCAGCCCTTCGACTCGTCAACATGTTATCGTGGAAATCTTCTATCACCGGAAGGACTTCAAATCTCGTCAGTATGACATGACATGCGCGTTATACTGGTGTAACTCTTGGAGTGCTGCCCAACAGATCTCGGTACCTCCTCTGCCTGTGAATGATATGCCACCGGCCTATGTTGAAGGAATGCTGTACTGGATGAGTGAACCAAGGTTGGGACAGTGCTGTGAATGGGCCATTGTCTCATTCAACCTTGCTAAAAGAACGTTCGATGTCGTCCCGTGTCCTTCGTGGTTTGCAAGATGGAATAGCAGAAACAGCTGTCGTGCATTTGTTGTTGAGCTTGAGGGAGTATTATGCGCTGTCCTAGCAGATCCAGTGGCAGACATATTAGATGTATGGAAGCTAGAGCATGGCCAATGGGGCAGAGCATACACAATTAACCTGGAAGCATGTCCTGGCTATTCCCTCAAGACAAGTATTGTGGTGCCATTAGCTGTTGGTCCTGATCATGGGAGGATCCTGCTCAACACTGGGAGGAAAATAGGTCTATATGATCCAGTAGAGCAAACAATTCTAAATCTGCATTCACTTGATCAGGTGCAGCTTGCCAGTAGTCCACTTCTTGATATGCCTTCAACTTCTTCAGGGAATAGTTTGACATGCTCCAAAGAAGAGTTAGCGGCGGAGATGAATAGAATGGACTCTGAAATTATTCCTTTTGTTCCTATGTTATATGAGGAGAGCCTAGCATGTTACTCCAGTGTGCGCAAAGCAAAAATGCTGTGGTGA